A genome region from Trichoderma asperellum chromosome 7, complete sequence includes the following:
- a CDS encoding uncharacterized protein (EggNog:ENOG41): MVIGFKFPNRTGWVGFFIVDKQHQGRGWGGMLFKAMLDTYNEIGIRVVGLDAVKEQVKTYERRGFVEAAKIRIMTRVPEQELETKYGAVQLNNGYKAVDIKEVDADTIADLDRMHTGLDRGVLWAKALFSRPDAFGFAIISTTTEELSGFILVRRCEHGYRFGPLLADSNSHASALLQLAMSHAAVSKSSGSLVAEVFGPNENSVDVFSRLGWQWTEMDYHRMWLNGRVPVEQQQGGRGQKGMFAIFDASEG; this comes from the coding sequence ATGGTGATAGGTTTTAAGTTCCCTAATCGCACCGGATGGGTAGGTTTCTTTATAGTTGATAAGCAGCACCAAGGGAGAGGATGGGGTGGGATGTTGTTCAAAGCAATGCTTGACACCTACAACGAAATTGGCATCCGAGTGGTTGGTTTGGATGCTGTAAAGGAGCAAGTTAAAACATACGAAAGACGAGGCTTTGTTGAAGCAGCCAAAATCAGGATTATGACGCGCGTGCCTGAACAAGAATTGGAGACCAAGTATGGGGCTGTCCAGCTGAACAACGGGTATAAAGCAGTcgatattaaagaagttgaTGCGGACACTATTGCGGATCTGGATCGCATGCATACTGGGCTTGATCGAGGCGTACTCTGGGCTAAAGCTTTGTTTTCTCGACCTGATGCATTTGGATTTGCTATTATATCTACCACCACTGAAGAATTATCAGGATTTATACTAGTTCGTCGTTGCGAACATGGCTACCGATTTGGCCCTCTGTTAGCAGACTCGAACAGCCATGCGtccgctcttcttcaactagCCATGTCACATGCAGCCGTTTCAAAATCTTCTGGAAGCTTGGTCGCTGAAGTATTTGGCCCAAATGAGAATAGTGTTGACGTATTTTCACGTTTAGGATGGCAATGGACAGAGATGGATTACCACAGAATGTGGCTTAACGGCCGAGTGCCAGTAGAGCAACAACAAGGCGGACGAGGTCAAAAGGGAATGTTTGCTATTTTTGATGCTTCCGAAGGTTGA
- a CDS encoding uncharacterized protein (EggNog:ENOG41) → MTMPVPDFTSSVAVRPSASLSEVTSFFCNQIRDLGWNRDELDAQTHFTVAQNGQDWLILIPAGANEPIGMVIGFKFPNRTGWVGFFIVDKQHQGRGWGGMLFKAMLDTYNEIGIRVVGLDAVKEQVKTYERRGFVEAAKIRIMTRVPEQELETKYGAVQLNNGYKAVDIKEVDADTIADLDRMHTGLDRGVLWAKALFSRPDAFGFAIISTTTEELSGFILVRRCEHGYRFGPLLADSNSHASALLQLAMSHAAVSKSSGSLVAEVFGPNENSVDVFSRLGWQWTEMDYHRMWLNGRVPVEQQQGGRGQKGMFAIFDASEG, encoded by the exons ATGACAATGCCCGTTCCTGATTTCACTTCCAGCGTTGCTGTTCGGCCAAGCGCTTCGCTAAGCGAAGTAACCAGTTTCTTCTGCAATCAGATCAGAGACTTGGGATGG AATAGAGATGAATTGGATGCTCAAACTCACTTTACAGTGGCTCAAAACGGCCAAGACTGGCTAATATTGATTCCAGCGGGCGCAAATGAGCCTATTGGGATGGTGATAGGTTTTAAGTTCCCTAATCGCACCGGATGGGTAGGTTTCTTTATAGTTGATAAGCAGCACCAAGGGAGAGGATGGGGTGGGATGTTGTTCAAAGCAATGCTTGACACCTACAACGAAATTGGCATCCGAGTGGTTGGTTTGGATGCTGTAAAGGAGCAAGTTAAAACATACGAAAGACGAGGCTTTGTTGAAGCAGCCAAAATCAGGATTATGACGCGCGTGCCTGAACAAGAATTGGAGACCAAGTATGGGGCTGTCCAGCTGAACAACGGGTATAAAGCAGTcgatattaaagaagttgaTGCGGACACTATTGCGGATCTGGATCGCATGCATACTGGGCTTGATCGAGGCGTACTCTGGGCTAAAGCTTTGTTTTCTCGACCTGATGCATTTGGATTTGCTATTATATCTACCACCACTGAAGAATTATCAGGATTTATACTAGTTCGTCGTTGCGAACATGGCTACCGATTTGGCCCTCTGTTAGCAGACTCGAACAGCCATGCGtccgctcttcttcaactagCCATGTCACATGCAGCCGTTTCAAAATCTTCTGGAAGCTTGGTCGCTGAAGTATTTGGCCCAAATGAGAATAGTGTTGACGTATTTTCACGTTTAGGATGGCAATGGACAGAGATGGATTACCACAGAATGTGGCTTAACGGCCGAGTGCCAGTAGAGCAACAACAAGGCGGACGAGGTCAAAAGGGAATGTTTGCTATTTTTGATGCTTCCGAAGGTTGA
- a CDS encoding uncharacterized protein (EggNog:ENOG41~SECRETED:SignalP(1-20)), with protein sequence MKNLLAKGISAAVILPMVLAADGPMVPDYEVHLLLDPTVVLGSDFKLTPTVLSAFAMPTTVTKINVQYIDTVSEDLYNNGWSCRIRNIENESGFDLTYKWRLPVNNGDINGALNTAFSYGWNSGQGNYNAQIDWLYASQTLSIQRDYTASSKGYSGTDDPDESDSRSMLESKAPNMFNDWVSDNWGTDLLESGVIYGPVLTKRSVGTWNGVELDIEVWPIENSSGTGIDYIVEASFKTDNYTFASAGRDQLITLLQNESWFLADSLSKEDLVMENYHPTS encoded by the coding sequence ATGAAGAACTTATTGGCTAAGGGCATATCTGCTGCCGTTATCTTGCCTATGGTACTGGCGGCTGATGGTCCCATGGTCCCTGACTATGAAGTCCATTTGCTACTTGATCCTACCGTGGTCCTTGGCTCCGACTTCAAGCTTACCCCTACGGTTCTTTCCGCGTTTGCGATGCCGACAACGGTAACAAAGATTAATGTACAGTATATCGACACTGTTTCAGAAGATCTTTACAATAATGGCTGGAGTTGCCGTATTCGGAACATCGAGAATGAAAGCGGGTTTGATCTCACTTACAAGTGGCGTCTTCCAGTCAACAACGGAGATATTAATGGTGCCCTAAACACGGCTTTCAGCTATGGTTGGAACTCTGGCCAAGGGAACTATAATGCACAGATTGACTGGCTCTACGCTTCACAAACTCTTTCCATCCAACGAGATTACACTGCTTCCTCAAAGGGTTACAGTGGCACGGATGACCCAGATGAGAGTGATTCACGTAGCATGTTGGAATCAAAAGCGCCAAACATGTTTAATGACTGGGTATCTGATAATTGGGGCACTGATTTGCTTGAGAGCGGCGTCATATATGGCCCTGTTCTTACCAAGCGCTCGGTTGGCACATGGAATGGCGTTGAACTCGACATTGAGGTCTGGCCAATAGAAAACTCGAGCGGCACTGGAATCGACTATATCGTTGAGGCTTCTTTCAAAACGGATAATTACACATTTGCATCAGCTGGCCGCGACCAGTTGATAACCCTATTGCAGAACGAGAGTTGGTTCTTGGCAGATAGTTTATCAAAGGAGGATTTGGTTATGGAGAACTATCATCCGACATCGTAA
- a CDS encoding uncharacterized protein (EggNog:ENOG41) — protein MDSGLVHKRRRLAPACIECQRRKIRCDSATPCGPCSKLSNTRCIYSNVHFHPFPNGDFRSPNDTRLDISQLPNIQSNKQHPLFQDGNSGRLDLFSLEPTTAHFRDDVGANLANYLGLDDTHSRIATSHSTRVSYPDASASTFSDASTAVSRQLSTPSDDHASWSSANSIFDPEPQQNPSGATHGRIATCWEEAMNKCERLQFVLYGLRNKRGPIQLQSKHEPLRPLMDRFVKLERQARASKNSAPNLSLNWTATPELPNYAVKKLLPPQRICDILLDAYLATFESVWRILHVPTFLRDYRRFWAGSSSIWSPDIEELFLCKLVICIALGAFVNPELDTADNTVSEQNQDGIYWREQAKTWIAYGRQWLARKAIAGSRADLNTAQIICLLALSRYTGPVNATSTGSLWSPGDHDLTRLAIQLGLHRDPTKVDPDMPATEIEVRRRLWATMLELSLQLCLDHELPAPISPETYDCAPPSDLADEDASTSDADSTLSSYFTSYSPGYRMTRTNLLVVLTRTQRLRLRILHIMHSPGAAKALEDTHRLAAELKGAYSTELRRLRSLQKKPTEFQIKLLDALTLPFVLAPHAKFAAHPLPSPACYFSRKVRMEISALLLTNHSSDLATVTQTPAAGLEEVTADADGLPVLPSNTTSSAATTAATSSSASYPANPLTVLRIHGQGHFATLQWHAILALCLDLISELKEEFFSAVSGPSWRQLQGTIQTYVTMLEQRVRTSGGATSAREFLFCSCAAAYIETMLGGDGEADQAITSAAYAALTLCCEIMEQGLQPRRGIV, from the coding sequence ATGGATTCTGGTTTAGTACACAAACGGCGACGCTTAGCCCCAGCGTGCATAGAATGCCAACGAAGAAAGATCAGATGTGATAGCGCAACGCCTTGCGGTCCTTGTAGCAAGCTCTCAAACACCAGATGCATCTACAGCAATGTTCATTTCCATCCCTTTCCAAATGGCGACTTTCGTTCCCCCAACGACACACGACTCGACATTTCCCAACTACCAAATATACAATCAAACAAGCAACATCCGCTTTTTCAAGACGGCAACTCTGGACGCCTTgatctcttctcccttgaaCCAACAACGGCGCACTTTCGTGACGATGTTGGAGCAAATCTCGCTAATTACTTGGGACTTGATGATACACATTCTCGAATTGCAACCTCGCATTCAACAAGAGTCTCATATCCAGATGCAAGTGCTTCAACCTTTTCCGATGCATCGACTGCAGTGTCTAGGCAGCTATCGACGCCAAGTGATGACCATGCTTCTTGGTCCTCTGCGAATTCAATTTTTGACCCAGAACCACAACAGAACCCGAGCGGCGCCACTCATGGGCGAATAGCAACTTGCTGGGAAGAAGCGATGAATAAATGTGAAAGGCTGCAGTTTGTTCTATACGGACTAAGGAATAAGAGGGGGCCTATACAACTGCAATCCAAGCATGAGCCATTGAGACCGCTAATGGACAGATTTGTCAAGCTCGAGCGTCAGGCAAGAGCATCAAAGAACTCAGCACCCAACTTGTCGCTAAACTGGACCGCAACTCCTGAATTACCTAATTATGCGGTGAAAAAGCTGCTACCGCCTCAGCGGATATGCGACATTCTTCTGGATGCATATCTCGCCACCTTTGAATCGGTATGGCGCATCTTGCATGTGCCAACATTTCTTCGCGACTACAGACGGTTCTGGGCGGGCTCTTCGTCAATATGGTCCCCTGACATAGAGGAGTTATTCCTCTGCAAGCTTGTGATATGTATTGCTCTAGGAGCTTTCGTTAACCCTGAACTGGACACTGCTGACAATACTGTCTCTGAGCAAAACCAAGACGGCATCTACTGGCGGGAGCAGGCGAAAACTTGGATTGCATACGGCAGACAATGGCTGGCTCGTAAAGCAATCGCTGGATCACGAGCAGACTTGAACACTGCGCAAATCATATGTCTGCTAGCGCTATCACGGTATACCGGTCCAGTCAATGCTACATCAACTGGCTCACTATGGTCTCCTGGCGATCATGACCTCACGCGCTTAGCGATACAGCTGGGTTTACACCGGGATCCTACTAAAGTCGATCCTGATATGCCAGCCACCGAGATTGAAGTTCGCCGGCGCTTGTGGGCGACTATGCTGGAACTATCCTTACAGCTATGTCTTGATCATGAGTTGCCAGCTCCCATTTCTCCAGAAACTTACGACTGTGCGCCGCCATCCGACTTGGCAGATGAGGACGCGAGTACTAGCGATGCTGATTCTACGCTATCATCTTATTTTACGAGTTATTCACCCGGCTACCgcatgacgaggacgaatcTCTTGGTGGTATTGACACGAACGCAACGCCTGCGTCTTCGAATACTGCACATAATGCACTCTCCTGGTGCTGCAAAGGCTTTGGAAGACACGCACCGGCTCGCCGCTGAGCTGAAAGGAGCATATTCGACCGAGCTTCGCAGGCTACGATCTCTGCAGAAGAAGCCTACTGAATTCCAGATTAAGCTCTTGGATGCACTCACTTTGCCGTTTGTCCTAGCACCGCACGCCAAATTCGCAGCTCATCCTTTGCCCAGCCCAGCGTGCTATTTTTCCCGCAAAGTGCGGATGGAAATCTCGGCACTGCTCTTGACGAATCATTCATCAGACTTGGCAACGGTGACGCAGACCCCGGCTGCAGGACTCGAGGAAGTTACTGCTGATGCTGACGGCCTACCTGTCTTGCCCTCCAATACGACCTCATCTGCGGCCACGACCGCCGCTACCAGCAGTAGTGCATCCTATCCTGCAAACCCGCTAACCGTTCTGCGCATCCATGGCCAAGGCCATTTCGCCACTCTGCAGTGGCACGCAATTCTGGCTCTTTGTCTCGATCTGATAAGCGAGCTGAAAGAGGAGTTTTTTTCTGCAGTCAGCGGGCCAAGCTGGCGGCAGCTTCAAGGAACCATCCAGACCTATGTCACCATGCTGGAGCAGCGCGTCCGGACATCAGGAGGGGCCACGTCCGCGCGCGAGTTCCTCTTTTGTTCATGTGCAGCAGCCTACATTGAGACCATGCTAGGGGGGGATGGAGAGGCTGACCAAGCCATTACATCGGCAGCGTATGCGGCACTCACGCTGTGTTGCGAAATAATGGAGCAGGGGCTCCAGCCGCGGCGCGGCATCGTATGA
- a CDS encoding uncharacterized protein (SECRETED:SignalP(1-27)~CAZy:GH71~CAZy:CBM24): MLPKLNLVRRLGLGALAATALSSLSSAAPANIAIRSLEERASSADRLVFCHFMIGIVGDRGSSSDYDDDMQRAKAAGIDAFALNIGVDGYTDQQLGFAYDSANRNGMKVFISFDFNWWSPGNAAGVGQKIAQYANLPAQLYVDNRVFASSFAGDGLDVNALRSAAGSNVYFVPNFHPGQSSTSNIDGALNWMAWDNDGNNKAPKPGQNVTVADGDNAYKSWLGSKPYLAPISPEFFTHFGPEVSFSKNWVFPSGALIYNRWQQILQQGFPMVEIITWNDYGESHYVGPLKSKHYDDGNSKWTNDMPHDGFLDLSKPFIAAYKNKDTDVSKYIQNEELVYWYRRNLKGLNCDATDTTYNRPANNASGNYFEGRPDGWETMDDAVYVAAFLKSAGTVTVTSGGTTQSFQGNAGANIFQVPASLGQQKFALTRNGQTVFSGVSLMDITDVCACGIYNFNTYVGTVPAGFDDPLQGDGLASLTIGLHVTTCQARPSLGTNPPVTSGPITSIPVSSTQASSPPVSSTHASSPPVSPPPSTSRSSSSTPPVSTPPSGQVCVAGTVADGESGNYIGLCNFSCNYGYCPPGPCKCTAYGSPISPPATNGRNGCPLSGEGDGYLGLCSFSCNHGYCPPTACQYC, encoded by the exons ATGCTGCCAAAGTTGAACTTGGTTCGCCGTCTCGGGCTTGGTGCCCTTGCAGCCACAGCCttgtcctctctctccagtGCTGCTCCCGCCAATATCGCTATCCGGTCCCTAGAGGAGcgtgcttcttctgcagatCGTCTTGTCTTTTGTCATTTCATG ATTGGCATCGTCGGTGATCGTGGCAGCTCGTCTGActatgatgatgatatgCAACGTGCTAAAGCCGCTGGAATTGACGCCTTTGCTTTGAACATTGGCGTTGACGGTTATACTGACCAGCAGCTTGGATTTGCTTATGATTCTGCCAACAGAAACGGCATGAAGGTCTTTATCTCTTTCGACTTTAACTGGTGGAGTCCTGGCAATGCTGCTGGAGTTGGACAAAAAATCGCCCAGTACGCAAATTTACCAGCCCAGCTATATGTTGACAATCGCGTGTTTGCTTCTTCGTTTGCGGGTGATGGTCTTGATGTCAACGCGTTGCGTTCGGCCGCCGGGTCCAACGTGTACTTCGTGCCCAACTTCCACCCCGGCCAGTCCTCCACTTCAAATATTGATGGTGCCCTCAATTGGATG GCATGGGATAATGACGGAAACAACAAGGCCCCCAAGCCCGGCCAAAACGTCACCGTGGCTGACGGTGACAACGCCTACAAGAGCTGGTTGGGCAGCAAGCCCTATCTCGCTCCAATTTCTCCAGAGTTCTTCACGCACTTTGGCCCCGAAGTGTCATTCAGTAAGAACTGGGTGTTCCCGAGCGGCGCCTTGATCTACAATCGATGGCAGCAGATCCTACAGCAAGGCTTCCCAATGGTTGAGATTATCACGTGGAACGACTATGGCGAATCGCATTACGTCGGGCCGCTAAAGTCAAAGCATTATGATGATGGAAATTCGAAATGGACGAATGATATGCCTCATGATGGATTCCTCGATCTCTCAAAGCCTTTTATTGCTGCATACAAGAATAAGGATACCGATGTCTCAAAATACATCCAGAACGAAGAGCTGGTTTACTGGTATCGCCGTAATCTCAAGGGGTTAAACTGTGACGCCACGGACACTACCTATAATCGCCCAGCTAACAACGCGAGCGGCAATTATTTTGAGGGTCGGCCTGATGGCTGGGAGACAATGGATGACGCTGTTTATGTCGCCGCCTTCCTTAAGTCTGCTGGCACTGTCACTGTCACTTCTGGCGGTACTACCCAATCGTTCCAAGGAAATGCTGGTGCAAATATATTCCAGGTTCCAgccagccttggccagcAGAAGTTTGCTCTGACACGAAATGGCCAAACTGTCTTCAGTGGCGTGTCCCTTATGGATATTACCGATGTCTGCGCCTGCGGGATATACAACTTCAACACATACGTCGGCACTGTTCCTGCAGGATTTGATGACCCTCTACAAGGAGATGGTCTTGCATCTCTCACCATTGGTCTGCATGTAACAACTTGCCAAGCTAGGCCCTCTCTAGGAACCAACCCCCCTGTTACATCGGGTCCTATTACTTCGATTCCAGTTTCCTCGACccaggcttcttctcctccagtTTCTTCCACTCACGCATCTTCCCCTCCTgtgtctcctcctccttcaacTTCTCGTTCTAGCTCTTCTACTCCTCCAGTCAGCACACCACCATCTGGTCAAGTCTGTGTTGCCGGAACCGTCGCCGACGGTGAATCTGGTAACTATATTGGTTTGTGTAATTTCAGTTGCAA CTATGGCTACTGCCCTCCTGGGCCATGTAAATGCACTGCATATGGTTCTCCTATTTCTCCCCCTGCGACGAATGGTCGCAACGGCTGCCCTCTGTCTGGAGAAGGCGACGGATATTTGGGCCtctgcagcttcagctgtAACCATGGTTACTGCCCGCCAACAGCTTGTCAATATTGCTAG
- a CDS encoding uncharacterized protein (EggNog:ENOG41) encodes MKRAVVASSTSLSVQFVAYAPPQRKGATAITLPTQVRSHDSDVYLDGFAEFLYRCQFTKDFIHIGRDLLPLMHTSPALRDLGIAIGALDASRRASTRTSLEQERPQCVAYRSYSRSLQSLQLQLQTKDAATSQDVAWSTFLLGLFELMAEPSGDGWAKHMFYGTSKVLQLAGPDAHQSTLQERLVNAFRVLEANRVILYGDITFLSEARWRLKNRTRSEQVKIPDPMMEITELMFQTSRFSKQLFDTIEGIPAEKRSHNSAVKALAREGTTLDHRITIWNNGSLLQSAAADPFTQISFAYYYALQLFHCRNFTYYSCWETGTVPELSLHESNAYVAAIISICEKSTQDSNIPGVILLFPLRMAGAHAEVGRRNKILKILQQIYNSGFVVAEKITIDLCDFWTYKDLEISTEIRT; translated from the exons ATGAAACGCGCTGTCG TAGCGTCATCTACTAGTCTCAGTGTGCAGTTCGTCGCATACGCGCCACCACAACGAAAAGGAGCAACTGCTATCACATTACCAACACAAGTACGATCTCACGATAGCGATGTGTATCTGGATGGCTTCGCGGAATTCCTTTATCGATGCCAGTTCACCAAAGATTTCATCCACATAGGGAGAGATCTGCTGCCATTGATGCACACCTCGCCAGCGCTGCGAGACTTGGGTATCGCAATCGGGGCACTAGATGCCAGCAGACGCGCTTCAACCAGAACATCTCTTGAGCAGGAAAGGCCACAATGTGTTGCATACCGTTCGTATAGTCGCTCATTACAGTCTCTCCAGCTGCAACTGCAGACAAAGGATGCCGCTACGAGCCAGGACGTAGCGTGGAGTACTTTTCTACTTGGACTATTTGAG TTAATGGCTGAGCCATCTGGTGACGGTTGGGCAAAGCACATGTTCTATGGCACATCAAAAGTTCTGCAGCTTGCTGGCCCAGATGCTCACCAGTCGACGCTGCAGGAAAGACTAGTCAATGCATTTCGCGTGCTTGAAGCAAACAGAGTAATTTTATACGGAGATATCACATTTTTATCGGAGGCCAGGTGGAGGTTGAAAAACAGGACCAGAAGCGAGCAAGTTAAAATTCCAGATCCGATGATGGAAATTACAGAGCTGATGTTTCAAACGTCAAGATTCAGCAAACA GCTTTTCGATACCATTGAGGGCATTCCCGCGGAGAAAAGATCTCACAACTCTGCTGTCAAAGCTCTAGCTCGTGAAGGAACCACACTGGATCACAGAATCACCATTTGGAACAATGGTAGTCTCTTACAGTCAGCAGCTGCAGATCCTTTTACCCAGATCTCATTCGCATACTATTATGctcttcagctcttccaCTGCAGAAATTTTACTTATTATTCGTGTTGGGAGACTGGAACGGTTCCTGAATTAAGCCTTCATGAATCAAACGCGTATGTCGCGGCAATTATAAGCATATGCGAAAAATCAACTCAGGATTCTAATATACCTGGAGTTATCCTCTTGTTTCCCTTACGGATGGCAGGAGCACATGCCGAAGTTGGGCGGAGAAATAAGATCCTAAAGATCCTCCAacaaatttataatagtggCTTTGTAGTGGCAGAAAAAATCACGATAGATTTATGTGATTTCTGGACATATAAAGACTTGGAAATTTCGACTGAGATAAGAACTTGA